The following proteins are encoded in a genomic region of Paenibacillus sp. FSL H3-0469:
- a CDS encoding N-acetylmuramoyl-L-alanine amidase — protein sequence MKKAGQRVLLLLLLPLLLLSFAGHKAAAAGTNPGKIVMDSKELALPKGVILENVNGSVMIPIRVVVENLGFKVLWEQSSRKVTLQQDGKSVQLAVGSTTAQADGVNLTLNAAPKQNGGTVLVPVRFVSEQFGLSVGWDNTDKTVYLSGGVTETAPATSDPLPSATAAPSVSTGAAPVAVESPAPTTPPQSGTEILEELDGSVIVTPTPPATSPVVKGAVFSENRLIVAAAGGAKATVTRVTGPDRIVVDFAGAAFAPDFSGSFPGVSTGGSPQGKLDVSGYPLVTEIRYALFSTNPPTVRFVIQTTGYQNYQVSTDESTGLVTIDLNVTGSDTGAPVNPGFTGRPVIALDAGHGGKQSGAVSLTGKLEKTFNLAVILKAGAILTQEGWADVIYTRTSDITLGLQDRVKIAQAANATLFVSLHANSLDVSYPNRSKVNGSETYYSRSESLPLAEIMQKHLVAGTGLKDNGVRSKSLHVTRETRMPAILLEAGYLTNPVDEATLYSEQMQDNLAREIVAGIKEYLGL from the coding sequence ATGAAGAAAGCCGGACAACGGGTGTTGCTTCTACTGCTGCTGCCACTGCTCCTCCTGTCATTCGCCGGCCACAAAGCTGCGGCAGCCGGAACAAACCCCGGTAAGATCGTGATGGACAGCAAGGAGCTTGCATTGCCCAAGGGGGTAATCCTCGAGAATGTGAATGGAAGCGTTATGATTCCGATCCGTGTAGTGGTGGAGAATCTGGGCTTCAAAGTGCTGTGGGAACAAAGCAGCCGCAAGGTAACTCTCCAGCAGGACGGCAAGTCTGTACAGCTTGCAGTCGGCAGCACCACCGCTCAAGCTGATGGTGTTAACCTGACACTTAATGCTGCACCCAAGCAGAACGGCGGCACGGTACTGGTGCCTGTCCGCTTTGTCAGCGAGCAGTTCGGTCTTAGCGTCGGCTGGGACAATACGGATAAGACGGTGTATTTGAGCGGAGGGGTAACAGAGACGGCCCCTGCCACTTCAGATCCGCTGCCGTCAGCCACCGCAGCTCCCTCCGTGTCAACCGGAGCCGCTCCAGTGGCTGTTGAGTCTCCTGCACCGACCACTCCGCCCCAGAGCGGCACAGAGATTCTCGAGGAATTGGACGGAAGTGTTATAGTTACTCCGACTCCGCCAGCTACATCACCGGTGGTGAAAGGGGCGGTATTCAGCGAGAACCGGCTGATTGTAGCCGCTGCCGGAGGAGCCAAGGCTACGGTTACAAGAGTTACCGGACCCGACCGGATTGTAGTGGATTTTGCCGGAGCGGCATTTGCTCCTGATTTCAGCGGGAGCTTCCCTGGCGTATCCACGGGAGGAAGTCCCCAGGGCAAGCTGGACGTGAGCGGCTACCCGCTGGTAACTGAAATACGTTATGCGTTGTTCAGTACGAATCCCCCGACGGTCAGGTTCGTAATCCAGACTACGGGCTACCAGAATTATCAAGTAAGTACGGATGAGAGTACAGGGCTAGTCACAATCGATCTGAATGTAACAGGCAGTGATACGGGGGCACCTGTGAATCCGGGATTCACCGGAAGACCGGTTATTGCGCTGGATGCCGGACACGGGGGCAAGCAATCGGGTGCGGTCAGTCTTACCGGCAAACTGGAAAAGACCTTCAATCTCGCGGTCATCCTGAAAGCCGGAGCTATTCTGACGCAGGAAGGCTGGGCTGATGTCATCTACACCCGTACATCGGATATTACTTTGGGTCTCCAGGATCGTGTGAAGATTGCCCAAGCAGCGAACGCTACGTTGTTCGTATCCCTTCATGCCAATTCACTCGACGTATCCTATCCGAACCGGAGCAAAGTGAATGGCAGTGAGACGTACTACAGCCGCAGTGAGAGCCTGCCGCTTGCCGAGATTATGCAAAAGCATCTGGTAGCGGGAACCGGCCTCAAAGACAACGGAGTCCGCTCTAAGAGCCTGCATGTGACCCGGGAGACCCGGATGCCTGCTATTTTGCTGGAGGCGGGGTATCTGACCAATCCGGTAGATGAAGCAACCTTGTACAGCGAACAGATGCAGGATAACCTCGCGCGGGAGATTGTAGCAGGAATTAAGGAATATCTTGGCTTGTAA
- the leuD gene encoding 3-isopropylmalate dehydratase small subunit yields the protein MEEFKKLTGIVAPVDRVNVDTDAIIPKQFLKRIERTGFGQFLFYEWRFDEAGNDNPAFEMNKPRYEGASVLISRANFGCGSSREHAPWAIMDYGFRVVIAPSYADIFYNNCFKNGILPIKLSEAQVDDLFSRTAEHEGYTLTVDLENNKLSDEYGLAITFELDEHRRQFLLQGLDDIGLTLQHADEIAAYEERHAAKLFA from the coding sequence ATGGAAGAATTCAAGAAGTTAACAGGAATTGTAGCCCCGGTAGACCGGGTTAATGTAGATACGGATGCGATTATCCCTAAGCAGTTTCTGAAACGGATCGAGCGCACAGGCTTTGGTCAATTTCTTTTCTACGAATGGCGTTTTGATGAAGCAGGGAATGACAATCCGGCATTCGAAATGAACAAACCGCGTTATGAGGGAGCCTCAGTGCTAATCTCCCGCGCGAATTTCGGCTGCGGCTCCTCCCGGGAGCATGCGCCCTGGGCCATCATGGATTACGGGTTCAGAGTGGTCATCGCACCATCCTATGCTGACATCTTCTATAACAACTGCTTCAAGAACGGCATTCTGCCGATTAAGCTCTCGGAAGCTCAGGTAGATGATCTGTTCAGCCGTACGGCAGAGCATGAGGGCTACACACTTACAGTGGATCTGGAGAACAACAAGCTGAGTGATGAGTATGGCCTTGCCATCACCTTTGAGCTGGATGAGCACCGCCGCCAGTTTCTGCTGCAGGGGCTGGATGATATCGGCCTGACACTTCAGCATGCTGATGAGATTGCCGCATACGAAGAGCGTCATGCAGCTAAGCTTTTTGCCTAA
- the leuC gene encoding 3-isopropylmalate dehydratase large subunit produces the protein MGNKTMFEKIWDNHVIHQEEGKPSIIYIDLHLVHEVTSPQAFEGLRLSGRKVRRPGLTFATMDHNVPTKDRYNITDPISKQQIDTLSQNCRDFGVRLFDLNDIDQGVVHVMGPEIGLTHPGKTIVCGDSHTSTHGAFGALAFGIGTSEVEHVLATQCLQQSKAKTMEVRFTGKRNPGVTAKDMILGVIAKYGTDFATGYVIEYTGEAIRELSMEERMTVCNMSIEGGARAGLIAPDETTFNYLRGRQYVPQGEAYDAAVETWKGLVSDEGAQYDTVVEFDVETLIPQVTWGTSPGMGTDINSTVPNPADFTTENERKAAEKALEYMDLAPGTPISEIGIDYVFIGSCTNGRIEDLRAAAEVAKGYKVSDKVTAIVVPGSGRVKMQAEKEGLDKVFTEAGFEWREAGCSMCLAMNPDVLQPGQRCASTSNRNFEGRQGRGGRTHLVSPAMAAAAAIKGRFTDVRDWNYKTEAVNS, from the coding sequence ATGGGCAACAAGACAATGTTTGAGAAGATTTGGGACAATCACGTTATTCATCAGGAAGAAGGCAAGCCGAGCATTATTTATATCGATCTTCATCTGGTTCATGAAGTGACTTCCCCGCAGGCGTTTGAAGGACTGCGCCTGAGCGGCCGCAAGGTCCGCCGTCCGGGACTTACCTTTGCGACAATGGATCATAACGTGCCTACCAAGGACCGTTACAATATTACCGATCCGATCTCCAAGCAGCAGATTGATACACTTTCGCAGAACTGCCGTGATTTCGGCGTGAGATTGTTTGACCTGAATGATATTGACCAAGGTGTTGTTCACGTCATGGGTCCTGAGATTGGCCTGACCCATCCCGGCAAGACAATTGTCTGCGGGGACAGCCATACCTCCACTCACGGAGCCTTCGGTGCGCTGGCCTTCGGGATCGGCACCAGCGAAGTTGAGCATGTGCTTGCCACCCAGTGTCTGCAGCAGTCCAAGGCCAAGACCATGGAAGTGCGCTTCACCGGCAAACGTAATCCGGGAGTGACCGCCAAGGATATGATTCTCGGTGTAATTGCCAAATACGGAACGGACTTTGCAACTGGCTATGTTATCGAATATACCGGTGAGGCTATCCGTGAACTGTCGATGGAAGAGCGCATGACCGTCTGCAATATGTCGATTGAAGGCGGAGCAAGAGCAGGCCTGATCGCACCGGACGAGACCACCTTCAACTATCTGCGCGGACGTCAATATGTGCCGCAGGGTGAAGCGTATGATGCCGCTGTTGAGACCTGGAAGGGCCTTGTTAGTGATGAAGGTGCCCAGTACGATACTGTGGTCGAATTCGATGTAGAGACACTTATCCCGCAGGTTACCTGGGGAACTAGCCCTGGTATGGGAACGGATATCAACTCCACCGTACCTAACCCTGCTGATTTCACTACCGAGAATGAACGCAAAGCAGCCGAGAAGGCGCTTGAATATATGGATCTGGCTCCAGGTACACCGATCTCCGAGATTGGAATTGATTATGTCTTCATCGGCTCCTGCACCAACGGCCGGATTGAGGATCTGCGGGCCGCGGCTGAAGTAGCCAAGGGTTATAAGGTATCTGACAAAGTTACAGCTATTGTTGTGCCTGGCTCCGGGCGCGTGAAGATGCAGGCCGAGAAGGAAGGTCTGGACAAAGTGTTCACCGAAGCAGGCTTTGAATGGCGTGAAGCCGGCTGCAGTATGTGCCTGGCGATGAATCCGGATGTTCTGCAGCCGGGACAGCGCTGCGCCTCTACTTCCAACCGTAACTTCGAAGGACGCCAGGGACGCGGCGGACGCACGCATCTGGTCTCCCCTGCCATGGCGGCTGCGGCAGCCATCAAGGGACGCTTCACGGATGTGCGTGACTGGAACTACAAGACGGAAGCCGTCAACTCATAG
- a CDS encoding LysR family transcriptional regulator, producing the protein MELRQLQYTLQIAAERNFSRAAEKLHIAQPSLSQQLSKLEKELGVLLFQRNTSSVELTYAGEKFVEQAQGIIDAVELLRQEMSDISQLRTGRVMVGSMPITGAHLLPHVLPVFKSKYAEVEITLLEDSSMNLEKLTASGQTDLSLLSLPLEIPTLAYEVLGEERIDLAVPPGHLLAGREPQGIRTSLAELKDEPFIVLKEGQGFRKMTVELCRQAGFEPRIVFESNNMETVQSLVAAGMGVTLVPHFIARAARSEFVPVYLPLAEPVPGRTLVIAYRRGRYLSRAAEAFIETFKATVAGLTDS; encoded by the coding sequence ATGGAACTTAGACAATTGCAATACACGCTGCAGATTGCTGCAGAACGGAATTTCTCCCGCGCGGCGGAGAAGCTTCACATCGCCCAGCCCTCGCTCAGCCAGCAGCTGTCGAAGCTGGAGAAGGAGCTTGGCGTGCTGCTCTTCCAGCGTAATACCAGCTCGGTGGAGCTGACCTATGCCGGTGAGAAATTCGTTGAACAGGCTCAGGGGATCATCGATGCCGTGGAACTGCTGCGGCAGGAGATGTCCGATATCTCCCAGCTGCGCACAGGACGCGTAATGGTCGGCAGCATGCCGATTACCGGAGCACATCTGCTCCCGCATGTGCTGCCTGTATTCAAGAGCAAATATGCCGAGGTTGAGATCACCCTGCTGGAGGACTCATCCATGAATCTGGAGAAGCTGACAGCCAGCGGCCAGACCGATCTCAGCCTGCTCTCCCTGCCGCTCGAAATTCCGACCCTGGCCTACGAGGTGCTCGGTGAGGAGCGGATCGATCTTGCCGTTCCGCCGGGACATCTGTTAGCCGGACGGGAACCGCAGGGCATCCGTACCAGCCTGGCCGAGCTTAAGGATGAACCATTTATCGTTCTCAAGGAAGGCCAAGGCTTCCGTAAAATGACTGTAGAATTATGCCGCCAGGCCGGATTTGAGCCGCGGATTGTTTTCGAGAGCAATAATATGGAGACAGTCCAGTCGCTGGTTGCAGCCGGGATGGGCGTTACCCTTGTGCCCCACTTTATTGCACGCGCTGCCAGGAGTGAATTCGTACCGGTCTACCTTCCGCTGGCTGAGCCGGTGCCGGGCCGGACGCTGGTCATTGCCTACCGGCGCGGACGTTATTTGTCCCGTGCAGCCGAAGCTTTTATCGAGACCTTCAAGGCAACCGTGGCCGGTCTAACCGATAGCTAG
- the proB gene encoding glutamate 5-kinase gives MTSRIVVKIGSSSLTGPEGGLNREAVSFFAAEIAALREDGCEVLLVTSGAVAAGFRGIGYATRPRLLHEKQAAAAVGQVMLMQAYQEAFAGHGIPTAQILLTRTDFCSRRAMNNALMTVEELLRQGAVPVFNENDTVSVDELKFGDNDTLSALVANLLKASHLLVLTDMDGVYSGDPRKHPEAVRYEHIEEITPEIYAIAGGAGSSVGTGGMRSKIDAAKIATRGGVPVFVGQVKEPGDLSQAAAGTGKGTYFATTLSSLPVKKQWLGFMSTPLGSLYVDDGAVEALLHGGHSLLPVGVRRIEGSFHSGDVVEVLGPDGQLLGRGIVNYDDTQLRSIQGLPSREIVPKLGEVHRLEVIHRDEWITLR, from the coding sequence ATGACGTCAAGAATTGTGGTCAAAATCGGCAGCAGCTCGCTCACGGGTCCCGAAGGCGGCCTCAATCGTGAGGCAGTCTCCTTCTTCGCAGCCGAGATTGCTGCGCTCCGCGAGGACGGCTGTGAAGTGCTGCTGGTCACCTCCGGGGCGGTCGCAGCGGGATTCCGGGGCATCGGCTATGCTACCCGGCCAAGGCTGCTGCATGAGAAACAGGCGGCGGCGGCAGTAGGACAGGTTATGCTGATGCAGGCTTATCAGGAGGCCTTCGCAGGCCACGGTATACCCACTGCTCAGATTCTTCTGACCCGTACAGACTTCTGCAGCCGCCGGGCCATGAACAACGCTTTGATGACGGTGGAAGAATTGCTCCGCCAAGGCGCCGTGCCCGTGTTCAACGAGAACGATACCGTATCGGTGGATGAGCTGAAGTTCGGTGACAACGATACCTTATCGGCGCTGGTTGCCAATCTGCTAAAGGCCTCGCACCTGCTGGTATTGACGGATATGGACGGCGTCTACAGCGGCGATCCCCGCAAGCATCCGGAAGCTGTACGGTATGAGCACATCGAAGAAATTACGCCTGAGATCTACGCCATTGCAGGCGGTGCAGGCTCAAGCGTAGGAACTGGCGGCATGCGCTCCAAGATCGATGCGGCCAAGATTGCCACGCGGGGCGGCGTTCCGGTCTTCGTGGGCCAGGTTAAGGAGCCGGGGGATTTATCACAGGCCGCAGCCGGAACGGGCAAAGGTACTTATTTTGCCACCACCCTCTCTTCTCTGCCGGTCAAAAAGCAATGGCTGGGCTTCATGTCCACCCCGCTCGGATCACTGTATGTCGATGACGGTGCTGTTGAAGCGCTGCTTCACGGAGGCCATAGCCTGCTGCCAGTCGGGGTTAGACGTATTGAAGGAAGCTTTCATTCAGGGGATGTCGTCGAAGTACTCGGCCCGGATGGGCAGCTGCTTGGACGGGGTATCGTCAATTACGATGACACCCAGCTCCGCAGCATTCAGGGGCTTCCCAGCCGCGAGATTGTGCCCAAGCTTGGTGAAGTACACCGGCTGGAGGTTATCCACCGGGACGAATGGATCACGCTTCGTTAA